A genome region from Vanessa cardui chromosome 24, ilVanCard2.1, whole genome shotgun sequence includes the following:
- the LOC124540255 gene encoding uncharacterized protein LOC124540255, protein MALFLPFIMLINRNQDTSEYWRETEILSLVRNNEFDIDYEKCEEKSPERSLVQFPSRRTVRPICRSTYDYQLCPQCPRFNNRTECELFRDSCIERKVHPSEYRNYCDKKYGKWRAMLIPADYSQCRCCDDCVFYRELDQSCVEDEYNFDSEEFLPVTTIDFRAGCNPYWGHPEQEMRALRCDQILRRCVPVTVPPLPTDTLSVRRNFRFEPPSGGSDCPISCRGFECRGGLVKEDECPLGAYLPDKELCNCCGKCSSYHQLNQKCAEFKKFVHNVNGTKEMEVEEEFLEPGCDDGLVCRQGVCQDIHLVQTSAGVRRKRDDRLQEANEPCKQELKYFKKKYGRDGHLHYNAPQCTPLWLYAPVQCRRFVCYCALEDGTFIQGIKVPRVEVSNMNCDCVREKCRTGSDVDCDGYGNYKEAMFTAHIERDERKDTKKETNVKTSTRSRPIRTGYEAALPTMPLT, encoded by the exons TTTCTTCCATTCATAATGTTGATAAATCGTAATCAAGATACGAGCGAATATTGGCGCGAAACCGAAATCCTTTCCCTCGTTCGGAATAACGAGTTCGATATCGACTACGAGAAGTGTGAAGAGAAAAGTCCGGAACGATCGCTAGTTCAGTTTCCAAGTAGACGAACAGTCAGACCAATATGCAGAAGTACTTATG ACTACCAACTCTGCCCTCAATGCCCGCGCTTCAACAATCGTACCGAGTGCGAACTATTCCGAGACTCttgtat AGAACGCAAAGTGCATCCATCAGAATACCGCAATTACTGCGATAAGAAGTACGGCAAGTGGCGAGCGATGCTCATACCCGCCGATTACAGTCAGTGTCGTTGCTGTGACGACTGCGTATTTTATAGAG AATTAGACCAGTCGTGTGTTGAAGACGAGTATAATTTCGACTCTGAAGAGTTTTTACCAGTCACGACTATTG aTTTCAGAGCTGGCTGCAATCCATATTGGGGTCACCCAGAGCAAGAAATGAGGGCCCTTCGTTGTGACCAAATCCTCCGGAGAT GTGTTCCTGTAACCGTACCCCCATTACCGACAGATACACTAAGTGT TCGTCGCAATTTCCGTTTCGAGCCGCCATCAGGTGGTAGTGACTGCCCGATATCGTGTCGAGGCTTCGAGTGTCGCGGCGGTCTCGTGAAGGAGGACGAGTGCCCGCTCGGCGCTTATCTACCAGATAAGGAGCTGTGCAATTGTTGTGGCAAATGCAGTTCTTATCATC AACTAAATCAAAAGTGTGCAGAGTTTAAAAAGTTTGTTCATAACGTGAACGGAACAAAAGAAATGGag GTTGAAGAGGAATTCTTGGAGCCGGGGTGTGATGACGGCCTCGTGTGCAGGCAGGGAGTTTGCCAGGATATCCATTTGGTCCAAACATCAGCTGGTGTCAGACGAAAGCGTGATGATAGACTGCAAGAGGCAAACG AGCCCTGCAAACAGGAGTTAAAGTATTTCAAGAAAAAATATGGAAGAGATGGTCACCTTCATTACAATGCACCACAATGCACTCCCCTGTGGCTCTACGCGCCCGTCCAA TGTCGAAGATTCGTGTGTTACTGCGCACTTGAGGATGGAACTTTTATTCAGGGTATAAAGGTGCCTCGCGTTGAAGTGTCAAATATGAACTGCG ACTGTGTCCGTGAGAAATGCCGCACTGGTTCTGACGTGGATTGCGACGGATATGGTAACTACAAGGAGGCAATGTTCACGGCGCACATTGAACGCGATGAACGCAAGGACACGAAAAAGGAAACTAATG TGAAAACATCAACTCGCTCTCGACCAATAAGAACAGGCTATGAAGCAGCGCTACCGACTATGCCATTGACGTAA